The genomic DNA CGTAGCGTTCTTTGGCAGCGCGGGCCTCGCGACTCTCGTGCTCTAGGGTTTCCTGCAGGCTCTTGACCCGCTGGCGCTCGTTCTCAAAGTCGTGGATGGCTTGCTGGAGCTCGCTCTGCTCGGTGCGCAGGCGGCGAAGCTGGGGCTCAAAGTCCCGCTTCTCGCTCTCAAAGCGCTGCCGATCCTGGTCGAGCTTCTGCCGCTCTTCGTCGATGCGCCGCTTGAGCCCCTCCAGCTGCTGTTGCTCCTCGCGCTCCCGCGCTTGGGCAAAAACGGGCGTGGTGAGAGCCAGTGTCACGATCAGTAAAAGAGCACCCCAAAGCCGCATGTTCGTATCCTCAGAGGTGGGAACGTCGTGGTTGGAAGCTCTGTGACAGAAGGTGCTATAATGCCCTACAGGCATCTCAGCGCCTGGAGAGGAAACCTTTACGATGGAACGGATGACAACACAGACAAAGATTATTGTTGCGACGGCTGCGGTGCTGGCAGTAGTGGATATTGCCGTTCGCGCCTTTCTCCCCGCCCGAACCGTGGTGATTCGGGAGGCAAGCCCGGCCTCTGCCGTGAGCCAGAGCGCCGATGTGCTCACCGTGCGCCAGCTCCGCGTTGTGGACGGCGACGGCAATGTTAAGATCGAGCTGAAGGTCAATGGCAACAACGACCCTGGAATGCTGATGTTCGACAACAAGGGTACTGAGCGGCTCCAGCTCGATACCTTCCAGGGTGTCCCCAGCCTGATCCTCAACGACGACCAAGAGCTCCGCCGTGTCTACTTTGGCATGAGCTCGTCCACGGGCGAGGGGCTCTACCAGACCTACGACGACAGCGCGGCCGTCCCGCACGAGCGCAACGACAACTAGCTCGCTCGTCCCCGACAGAGGCTGTCCACGCGCTTTAGGAGCGTGGGCAGCCGAAACGCCCCGTGCATCCCACGCACCGCCTCTGCCGCCACACTGAGGGAAAGCCCCGCCGCGCTCACAAAGAGGGGGTTGCTACTCTCTCCCCGAACCACCTCCGCCACCGGAGCCGCCCCCACAAACCGCGTCTTTGCCACACCCACAACGGGAATTTCCTGCTCCAGAGCCTTCCAGAGATGCCCACCCAGCCCCGGATGGCTCTCGTCCCCCAGCCAGACATAGCCATCGACAATTACCAGAGTGAGCTCGGGCAGAACAGGGGGCAGAAGCTGGAGCAGACAGGGCAGCTCGCGCTTGTAGAACTGCCCCGGAACGTACTCCGCGACCTCGTCCACCCGCACCGTCCACGCGTGACTCGGCGTGGCATCCTCCCAGTCGTCAAAGAGCACGCACGCCGCGATCGCGTGATCGTCGTGGTACTGCACATCGGTAGCTGCAATCATGCTCTCTCTATCGCCCTGCGGGCCCCATGTGGCAAAGGCTATGCACTACATCCACCGGGCGGTGGGGCCGAAGTCGGCGCGATAGTACTCGGAGACGTGGGTTCCGGGGGGAAAGAGCGCATCGAGGGCCGCGTGGTCGTCGGCGGTGAGCGTGAGATCGCGGGCGGCCAGGTAGGCTTCGTACTGCGCGGCGTTTTTTGGGCCAATGATCGGGCTGGTGACACCGGGCTGGAGGAGCACCCAGGCCAGCGCGACCTGCGACGGCTCATAGCCGCGGCTATCGCACCACGCAACATACTTCTCGACCGTCTGGAGGGCGGCCTCGTTGTCGCGGGCAAAGGGGGCGGCCTTGCTGGCGTAGCGTGCACCGTCGGGGCGGGGTGCGCCCGCGCGGTACTTTCCGGAGAGTAGTCCCCCGGCCAGCGGTGCCCAGGGAATGGTCGCGATCCCGTAGGTGCGGCACATCGGCAGGAGCTCGCGCTCGATCCGGCGGTCCAGCAGGTTGTAGGGCGGCTGCTCACAGACAAAGCGGTTCAGGTGCAGCTCTTTACTCGCCCAGAGGCTCTCCACCACCTGGTAGGCGGCAAAGGTACTCGTCCCAATATAGCGCACCTTCCCCGAGCGAACGAGATCGTCGAGCGCGCGCAGGGTCTCGTCGATGGGAATGCTCGACTGCGGGCGGTGGATCTGGTAGAGGTCGATATGATCCGTGTTCAGTCGGCGCAGCGAGTCCTCACAGCCCTTGATAATGTGGTAGCGGTGCGAGCCCAGGTCGTTGGGACCATCGCCCATGCGGTTGTAGACCTTGGTCGCCAGGAAGACCTTGTCGCGCTTTTCCCCGGCGAGCGCCTTACCGACAATCGTCTCACTAATCCCGCGGGAGTAGACATCGGCGGTATCGAAGAAGTTAATGCCATCGTCGATCGCACGGTGCATCAGTGCGATGGAGTCTGCCTCGGAGCAGTCATCGCCAAAGTTCATACAGCCCAGGCAGAGGTCCGAGACCTGCACACCCGTTCGTCCAAAAGCACGGTAGTTCATAGGCAGATTGTACCGGAACCCTGCCAGAAGTGACGCCCTTTTAGGCCCGAGGAACGAGTGTCCGGACACTCGTTGTCCGGGCTCACCTCGTTGCCCGCATTCCCTATGTTATACTTCCAGCATGAGAACCAATCTCCGATTCGGCAGCGTTGCCCTGCTTGCTCTCCCGCTGGTGGGGGCGGGGCTGTCCTTGGCCCGAGCCAAGACAGTCACGGTGCACCAAGCGGCCCCGGCGACTCAGTTTGTGCTCTTTGATGCGACCTTCCGCTACACCCAGAGCGACGCGGAGAACTCGCTTCCGAGCAAGTCCCACTACTACATCTACGGCTACCGGCTCAACCAAAAGCGGCCGCGCAACTGGACCAGCCCGGTGGACTTCCGCAATGGCACCGTGCACATCCGCATGGAGGTTTTGGAGCGCCCCGAGAGCGGCGAACCGACCCAGTGGAGTCTCTGTTACATCCCCAACCGTGGGCAAGGGAATGGGTACGGCTGCACCGGCACGGACCGCTATACCACCAAGGGAGTCTACGAGAAAGATGTCTCGATGACCGCGTTCTGGGAGAACAACGGGATTGTCTGGAGTGAGGGGATCAAGCAGATGGACCTGGTGATCAAGGACAAGGACGGCAACAAGATCCACACGCGTTCCGACCAAGAGAAGTTTGTCCCCACCAAGGTGCGCTTCACGATGGTTCAGGTCGCCGCCGGAGCCAAGTACGACCCGAACCTCGTGCCCAATATCCCCCACACCACGCGCTAGGAGGCGTCGCTACTTTCCCCAGGCCTTCAGGATCTCGCGGGCGGCGGGGGCGGCGGACTTCGCGCCGTAGCCCCCGTTCTCGATAATCACCGCGAAGGCGATCTTGGGAGCGCGTGCCGGGGCAAAGCCAACAAACCAGGAGTGGCTCTGCTTGTCGCCATTGCCGGTCTGCGCGGTTCCGGTCTTGCCGGCGACAGAGAATGGGACGGAGCTAAAGACCCCACGGGCCGTGCCCCGCTCTGTCACTCCCGCAAGGGCGCGGGCGATCACGGCGGCCTGCTCGGGCGTGATCGGGGTGGCGAGGGTCTCGGGCTTGTCGCTCTCGACAAAGTGGAGCTTGCGGCGTGTCCCCCCTGCGGCGATTGTCTGCATGGTCCCGGCGAGCTCCAAGGGGGTGACGAGCAGGCTCCCTTGACCATAGGCGAGGTCGGGGAGCTCGCTTGTCCAGCGGTCGGCGACGGGCAGGTGGGTCAGGCCAAACTGTCCCGACATCTCCTGTAGCGCCTCCGCTCCTACTTCTAGGCCCGCGTGGGCAAAGTAGATATTCGACGAGTGCACCAGCGCCTCGGTGAGGCTTAGGCTCCCCCCCAGCGCCTCGCCATCGTCGTTGGTGATGCTCCGGGAGTAGCTCTTCCCTCCCGCCTTCCAGCGCACGGTCTCGCGGCCACCTGTCCCGCCCGAGAGCTTGAGGTTCCCCTTCCCCGCTTTCAGGAGCGCGGCTGCCGTCACGGGCTTGAAGGCGGAGCCGGGCGGATAGAGCCCACTGGTCGCGCGGTTTACCTGCGGGGAGCCGTCGGTCTCGGTGACCGGCTGCGAGGGATCGTAGGTCGGAGCCGTTACCGCGGCGAGCACTCCCCCCGTGGCGATATCGATCACGACCGCGGCACCGGCTCGCTTGGGCTTGCCCGTTTTCTTGTCCTTAACGCGCCCCGCCGCCCGCACGATCGCCTTAAGAGTAGCCTCTTGCAAGTCGGCATCCAGGGTCAGCTTGACATCTTTCCCCTGCGGAAGCGTGAAGCCCGGAGCGTCTTTTGCCCGCCAGAGCGCCAGCGCCTGCCCCCAGTCCGACATGCCCTGCAGCGGTGCCGCCAGCGACTCCTCAAAGCCCGTGGGGCCGCCCAGCGCCGGTGAGAGCACCCCGATCAGGTGCGCACCTGCTGGCCCCAGAGGGTAGACCCGCTTCCCCTCGACCGTCTTGGCGAGCGGCTTGCCCTTGCGGTCAAGGAGGCTCCCCCGGGGGATTTGGTTTGCAATCGCGAGGAGACGCGGGTTGCGGTGGGCACGAATCGCCTTGTCGGCATCGGGGGTCTTGATGAGCTGGAGGGCACGTGTGTTGGCGAGCACGGTCTGGGCCGCAAAGGCAGTAACCACACAGACCAGCAAGGGAACGGTCAGTGCGAGGGTCAGCCGGGAGAGGCCCTTGTGGACATAGGGCGGCACGAGCTCCGGGTCGTGCTGGGCGCGCTGGGAGATTCCCAAGAGAAGCCCGATACTCACCCAGGTCATCACCACGGCGGACTTTCCGTAGGCAACAAGCGGTAGGGAGATTCCCGTGAGCGGCAGGAGGCCCAGGCAACCACAGATAATCACCAGCCCCTGCAGCCCGATCAGGGTGGTCAGGCCGGCGGCGAGGTAGCGCTCGAACTCGGAGCGGGTCCGGGGCACGAGGGCAAGCCCGCGCCAGAAGATCACCCCCAGGCAGAGCAAGACCACGAGCGGCCCCAAGACACCGACATCCTCGGCGAGGGCGGAGAAGGCGAGGTCCGAGCCGCCACGGGGGATAAAGCCCGTCCCCCCGCGCCCCAGCCCCGCCCCGGTCGCACCGCCCGTGGCCATCCCCCAGAGCCCCAGCGCGAGCTGATCGCCGCCGGGGGCCGCGTTTTCCCAGGGATGGAGCCACATCTCCACGCGGGTCCGAAAGACCCCAAATTCTAGGACATAGCCGATCCAGCCGCCCAGCCCCAGCGCGACAAGGCCCAACCAGACAAACGCCCCCCGGCTGGTAACGACATAGAGCAAGGCCACAAATGTCCCAAAGAGCACCAGCACCGGCCCGAGGTCCTTGAGAAGGGCAAAGAGAGCGAGCGGCAGGGCGTACATGGCGAGCAACGGATAGAGGTCCGCGCGGCGTGCCTGCGCCGACGTGTCCGCGAGTGCACGCCCCCGGTCGGCGAGGTAGCTGGCCAGAAAGAAGGCAAGGAGGACCTTGATGAGCTCCACGGGCTGAAAGCCAAAGAGATTGAGCTTGACCCCTCCCAGGCCCCGACCAAAGATTGCGAGTAGCACGATCAGAAGGAGCGACGAGAGCACGTAGAGGTAGCCGTAGCGGTGGAGTGGCAGGCTCCAGAAGCGCCGGATCGTGAGGAGAAAGACCCCGATCCCCCCCAGCCAGACCCCCTGCGCTTGCGCAAAGAAGGCCATTCGGTCGCGGACCGGGTCTTTGAGCCCAAAGAGGAGCAGCACCCCGAGCACGGAGAGCAAGGCCGCGCACGGGAGCAAGTACGGGTCCGCGAGGGGCCAGATGCGCCGGATATGGAGATGGAGCCCTAAAAACATCACCAGGAGCCCCACGGTGCAGAGCCAGAGGGTTGCACTCGCCGTCCCCCACGTCCGAACTGCGAGCTCCAACTCCACCGCCTTGAGCTGGCTTGGCGTCAGGAGCTTGTGCCGGACCAAGGCATCGACATCGGTGAAGGCGCCGTTTTTGGTGCGATCCGCCACGACCCGCTGGGCAAGCGCCGCATCCCCGCCTAGGGCCTTGGTGAGCTCTGAGGCGGGGGCGCTATTAACAAGCACGGGAACATTAGACGGCATCTTCGCCACCGAGACCAGCAGCGTCCCCAGGAGCAGGACGAGTGCCGTGCAGAACAGGAGGAGTGCCTCGGTGAGGCGGCGACGGCGTGGGTTCATGTGGCTTAGACTCTCTCCTTACGGCTCAAACAAGGGTCTCTAGGCGCTCGACATACGACGCGAGGGTGGCGAAGGCGGCCTCGACGGGTGCCGGTGACGAGAGATCAACACCGGCGCTCTTCAGGACCTCCAGGGGGTACTGCGAGCCCCCAGCCTTGAGGAAGCCCAGGTAGGCGTCCGCGGCAGGCTGGCCGTCGCGCAGCACCCCCTCAGCGAGGGCATGGGCTCCGGAGATTCCCGTGGCGTACTGGTAGACATAGAAGTTGGAGTAAAGATGGGTTGAGAACTGCATCCAGGTACTCCCCACACGGTTCCAGTCCTCGCCCTCCAGCGCGACATCGGGGCCAAACGCCTCGGCAAAGAGCTCGGCCATGCGCTGGGTGAGGAACTGCGCCGTCAGGGCTTGCCCGTTCCAGACACGCTCGTGGATCTCCCGTTCGAAGCGCGCGAGGGTGGGCATGACCAGAAAGTAGCGGTGGAAGTTGCTCATTGCCTCTTCTAGGACACCGATCAGGAGCTCTTTGTTGTCGGCGAACTTCTCCAGCAGGTACGCACGGGTCAGGGCCTGGTTGAAGTTGCTGGCAACCTCGGCCACAAAGAGCCCGTAGCTGGCGTAGTGCTGGGGCTGAGAGCGCCGCGAGTAGTAGCTATGGAGCGAGTGCCCCAGCTCGTGGGCGAGCGTCGAGAGCGAGAAGACATCGTCGTTGTAGCTCATCATGATAAACGGGTGCGTCCCGACCGTCCCCGACGAAAACGCGCCCATGCGCTTGCCCTTATTGACCGCCCAGTCCACCCAGCGCTCGTCGGTTGCCCCCCGCACCATCGCCGCGACATACTCCTCGCCCAGTGGGGCCATCCCCTCCGCGATCCACTGAACCGACTGGGCGTAGGACACCTCGGACTTTCCGGGCGTGAGCGGGGCTTTGATGTCCCAGGGTGCCAGCTTCTCCAGACCCAGCACGCGTTTGCGCAAGGCCCAGTAGCGGTGCCAGGTCGGGAGGTTCTTCTGAAACGCCTCGATCAGGCTCTCGAAGACACTCACCGGGATAAAGTTGGGGGTCAGGGCCGCATGGAGCGCGGAGTCGTAGCCGCGCACCCGCGCCAGAAAGACATTCTGCTTCACCCCCGTGGCCAGGCACTGCGCGAGGCTGTTCTTGTGGGCCAGGTGGGCATCGGCATAGCCCTTCCACGCCGACTCGCGCACCGCGCGGTCGGAATCGGTGAGGAGGCTACCAATCGTGCTCTGCCCGATCTCATGCCCCCCCTCGGCGGGAGCAAAGGTCAGGTCCGCATCACAGAGGATGCCGTGGATGCGGGTGGCGCTGCGGAGCGCATCTCCGGCCAGGGTCAGCACTCCCTCGACCTCGGCGGAGCGGATGTGGGGCGCACGCTGGAGCAGGCGCTCGAAGTAGTGGGCGTAGCCCGAGAGGACCGGGTGGCTCGCCCCCCACTGGGTCAGGGTCTCAGCGCCCAGCGCAAGAAGCTCGGGCTCCGCAAAGGCGAGGGCGGCCCCCAGCCGGGTTCCCAGCCCCATCGCGCGGTCGGTGCGTGCGGCGGCCTCAGTGTTACTCGTATCGGTGGCAAACCCCAGGTGGGCATAGACCCCGACATGGCTTACCTGGCGCTGCAGCGCCTCCGCCACCTGGAAGTACTGGACCAGGGTCTCGGGATCGCCCAGCTTTCCGACAAAGGCGGCCAGGCTTGGTACTTCGGCATCGGCGGCGCTGAAGGCGGCTTCCCAGTCGGCGGGGGTCGCGAAGATCGACTCTAGGTCCCAGGTGCTCTCTGGTGCAACCTCGGCCCGGGTAGGTAGTGAATGGCTCATGCCCCAGTGTACCCGGAAATCAAATCCGGGACGGCCTAGACCTCGTAGCGGTCGTAGTCGCGGCAGGAAAAGAGCGCGAGAGTCTCGTCGGGCTGGAGCAGTGCCTGCCCCTCGGTGACCAGCGCCCCAACCCGCCCATCGGCGGAGAGAGGATCGTGGTGGGTAAAGCCGATCCGGTTCACCCCCGTTGCCCGCGCGAGGCGCACGGCGTACTCCGGCGTCCCGTGGCCAAAGCCCGCCTTGCCGCCCTTTTCGTACTCCTCCTGCGAGTACTGCACATCCTGGATCAGCAGGTGGGTCCCCGAGATAAACTCGATCAGGCTCACCGGAATCCCCGCACGCACTTCTTCGTCGGTGAGGAGCACAAAGACCCGTCCCGTAGGCCGCTCCTCAAAGCGATAGGTGATGGTCCGCTCCGGGTGCTCGGTCCAGTGCATCTGCACGACAAGGCACTCGTCGATGGGAAAGGTCCGCCCTTGCCCAAACGAGACCGGGCGCTTGTGCTCGTCGCTGTGAACAAAGCGCTCTTTTTCCAGGATCACCTGACCGCCCTCAGGGTGGATGAGGATCACACGGGTGGGAGGGATCTCGATCTGGTGGAAGCTAATGTGCTGCGAGATCGCCCCAAAGGAGACGGGGTGAAAGGGCGGCTCCATGATGCGCTCATAGACTTGCTTGGGGCCGTAGCTGCGGTCTTTGGTGCCGTAGATATGCATGGCCATCTGCTGCATAAAGATCGGCGGCGCGATCAGGACCCCTTGGGTGTGGTCGTGGTGGTAGTGGGTGTGAAACAGATGGAGCTCGGTCATGCCAAGGCGTAGCGCCTCGTTGGCGAAGGGCAAGAACCCCGTGCCACCGTCGATCACCACATGTACTCCCGGAGGTAGGCAGATTGAACGAACCTCAAAGCAGGTTGTATTACCACCGGTCTGTACCATGCCGGGATTTGCCACGGGCAGCGACCCCCGTGTCCCCCAGGCAATTACTTCCATTTAGCTGTCCTCCTCCTAAGATTTTAGGAGCTGTCCTTGTCGTACGGCCTTCAGTTTCATATGGGGCTTTTGCGCGGAAACCCTCTTGGGGGTCATTGTACAGCATTCATAGCGTACAATAAGCCAAGTATGAAGAACGACACAACCACAGTTCTCGAGCGACTGCATGCGCTCGCTCACTGGCTGGGCTCTCCACAGCATGATTTTTCGATCCTCGCCGAGGGCAATGTCTCCGCAGCGATTGGGGACCGGACGACCTTTTGGCTGAAGGCATCGGGGTGCATGATGGGCACCATGCGCCAGGATCAGTTTGTCTTGATGGACACGGCGCGCTCCCTGGCGATCCTCGACCACGAGACCCTCACGGACACGGAGATCAAGGATCTGCTCCGAGGCGCACGGGTAAACTCCGACGATCCCCTGCACCCGAGTGTCGAGGCCGCTCTCCACGCCGTCTGCCTCACCGACGGCGGCGCAAATGTCGTGGGGCACACGCACCCCACCCCCTGGCTCTCGATTCTGTCGTCGGAGCGGGCCGAGGAAGCCATCGCCGGGCGTATCTTCCCCGACGAGATCGTGGTCTGCGGGCCGGCGGTCTGCTTTGTCCCCTATGTCGATCCCGGTCCCCCGCTTGCCAAGGCCTGCCGCGAGGCGATCGCCGCCTACAAGGCCGAGTGGGGTGCCCCTCCGAAGGTGCTGCTCCTGCGCAACCATGGGCTCTTTGCCCTCGGGAAAGACGCCGACGAGGTCGAGCGCATCACGGCGATGAGTGTCAAGGTGGCACGTGCCTTGCTGGGAACCTATGCTCTAGGTGGCCCGCGCTTCCTGACCCCCGAGAACGTGGCACGCATCCACACGCGCCCCGATGAGCACTTCCGACAAAAGATGCTAGAGACCCGCTAGCCCCTAAACTCCTCCGTCGGCAAAAAAGAGAGCCGACACGATCCGCTGAAAGGCATTTATGAGACTTGATAGAGTGACGAACCCTGAGACCGTATTGACCTCGTTTGACGCCGTCTCCAAGAAGCTAACCGAGAGTGGTACCCCGCGTACCATCACCATCGGCTACACCGCGGGCAGTGAGACAGTCACCGCCTACTGGAACAAAGAGCACAACTTCTGGAGCCGCCTGGAGCCAGAGAACAGCACCGCCCCCGAGACCATAGTCTGCACCTGCGGCGCAGGCGAGCCCACCGAGGGCAAGGAGCAGGCGATCACGGTCGAGATCAATATCGACAAGAAAGGGACCTCCTGGAACCTCGGCGGGGTCTTCGTCACCGACCAAAAGACCAAGACGATTCTCCTCTCCCACACCGGCAAGATCTCCGGCCAGCGCGGTGCCAACCGTGAGAGCTTCCTGGACTCGATCCCAGCCTACATGCGCCCGACTGTCAAGGGCAAGGGCGCTCCCCGCGAGATCATCGTCATTGGTGATATCAACTCCCCCGACTTTATCGAGAACCTGGGGAGCTTTGTCAACCGGGTCGCCAAGTTCAAGACGGACCTGAAAAACAGCAAGTAGCCTGTCTGCTCTCCGAAACTCCCTCCTCCGGGGGGGAGATTAGGTACACTGTGGCCATGAGAGCCACTTTTGAAGCGTGGGTTGACTCCCACCAAGACCAGATCATCGCCGAGACCCAGAAAATCCTGCGGATTCCCTCGGTCAACGAGCCCGAGAGTGTCGGGGAGGGCGCCCCGTTTGGCAAGCCCTGCGCCGATGCCCTGGAGCACACCCTCGCGCTGTGTGCAGCGCTGGGGATGCGCACAGAGAACTTCGGCGGCTACGCCGGCCACGCCGAGTTCGGCCCCGAGGATGCCCCCGAGATGGTCGCGATGCTCGGTCACTTAGATGTCGTCCCCGTGGGCTCGGAGTGGACAAAGGAACCGTTTGGCGCGGAGATCGAGGGTGACTGGCTCTTTGCTCGGGGTGCCTCCGACGACAAGGGGCCCACCTACGCCGCGCTCTTTGGCGCAAAAGCGGTGCTGGACTCCGGCCTGCCCCTCACCCGCCGTGTCCGCTTGATCTTCGGCTGCGACGAAGAGTCCGGCTGGGAGTGCATGCGCCACTACTTCGAGGTCGCCCAGCAGCCAAAGCCCGATCTTGCCTTCACCCCCGATGCGGGCTTCCCCCTCTACTACGCCGAGAAGGGCAGCTTCACCCTCACCGCCACCAAGCCGATTGGGGAGTCTCTGGTCGCCACCTTCAGCTCCGGCCTGCGCCCCAACATGGTCCCCGATGAGGCCGAGGTCGTGCTGATCGGCGCTCCCGACCGCCTGGCCTATATCGCCAAGACCCTCAAGCGCAAGCGGACGTTCAAGGTGACCGATGAAGGCGACAAGGCGCTCCGTATCTGGGCCAAGGGCAAGGCCAGCCACGGAGCGTCGCCACAAAAGGGAATCAACGCCGCGCAGAAGCTCGCCGAGGCACTCTTCGACCTCTTCCCCGAGCCGTGGCTCTCCGAGCTGGTGGAGCGCTGCGCCTGCGATGGATCGGGGATCGGGATCGCGGGCAAGGACGAGATCACGGGGCCGCTGACCTGCAATGTCGGGATCGTGACGGTTCTAGACGGCACCCTCTCGATGACCTTCAATGTGCGCTACCCCGCCACCTGGGATGAGTCCGTGCTGGAGCGGGCGCAGGCATCGCTCACCAGCGACGGCTGGACCATCACCGAGCTGCACCACACCGCGCCGCTCTATGTTCCCCAGGACGCCGAGCCAGTACGCACGCTGCTCAAGGTCTATCGGGACCACACGGGCGATAGGAGCAAGCCGCTGACCATGGGCGGCCGCACCTACGCCACGACAGTCGCGCCCAATGGAGTGGCATTTGGCGCGGGCATGAAGGGCGATCCCGAGGTAGCCCACCGCCCCGATGAGAAGTTCTCGATCACGCGGCTACTCTTCTGTGCCAAGCTCTACGCCGACGCGCTCTACCAGCTCGCCAACTGCTAGTGTTCTTACTCCGTCAGGTGCGAGCGTAGCATCCAGGCCGTCTTCTCGTGCTGCTCCAAGAGCCCCGTGAAGAAGTCGGTCGTGCCATCGTCGCCGAGCTCCGCCGTGGACTCAATATCCTCGCGGAGCTGCCGGACGATTGCCTCGTGGTCGGTGAGGAGTACAGAGATCAGGCCATCGGCATCGGGGTTCTCCCCTGGCTCCTCGTTCAGGCGGGTGAGCTGGGAGAGCTCCGCCAGGGTCGCGGGAACCTTGATCCCCAGCATCAGCGACCGCTCCGCCACGGCGTCCACGGTCTCGGCGAGCTGCTCGTACTGCTCCTCAAAGAGCTTGTGGTAGCTCATAAAGTGTGGCCCCGTGACATTCCAGTGCGCCTTGCGGGTCTTGGTCGAGAGCACGTACTCATCGGCGAGAAGGAGATGGAGGCGCTCCGCGACCGTGTCGCGCTGCTCCAAGGAGAGTCTGGTATTGATCTTCATACCGCTCCCTATGCCACGCGCTACCGCAGGGTTCCGGCTATTCTGGGGCTACTTCTCGTGGTTTTGTTCCAAGACAAGGCGCAGATCCCGCTCCAAGATAAAGGCCGTCACGACCGAGAGCGAGAGGCAGGCGACCGCATAGAGCAGGCGGTAGAGCAGTGGAAGCGACTCCAGGCGCACGAGGTCCTTGGCCGTAAGCACGACCTGGGTGGTGACAACAATGCGGCAGAGCAGTGCCATCCGGGTCAGTGG from Armatimonas rosea includes the following:
- a CDS encoding Dps family protein, with product MKINTRLSLEQRDTVAERLHLLLADEYVLSTKTRKAHWNVTGPHFMSYHKLFEEQYEQLAETVDAVAERSLMLGIKVPATLAELSQLTRLNEEPGENPDADGLISVLLTDHEAIVRQLREDIESTAELGDDGTTDFFTGLLEQHEKTAWMLRSHLTE